The following nucleotide sequence is from Clostridia bacterium.
TAGAGATCACCCAGGACACCACCATCAAGGCCTTTGTCACCGGCCCCGGCCGGGACGACAGCGACGTCGTCACCTTCGAGTACACGGTGCCCAGGGTAGCGGTAACCGGGGTGAGCATTGCCCAGGGCGAGCAGGTGGAGCTTGGGGTAGGCCAGACGTTGCCGCTCACGGCGGTGGTTCAGCCGGAAAACGCGACTAACAAGGCCGTAACTTGGTCCAGCAGCAACGCGGCAGTCGCCACGGTGGACCAGACCGGCCTGGTGACCGGGGTATCGGCCGGCACGGCGACCATTACCGTGACCACTCAGGACGGCGGCTTCACCGACAGCATCACCGTTGCCGTGGTGCCGACCAAGCCTGCTCCGGCGCTAACCCCCGACGCCACCGACAACCGGGTGGGCAGCCCCATCGAGCTCGTCTTTGAGGACGACGAGGCTTGGC
It contains:
- a CDS encoding Ig-like domain-containing protein, whose product is EITQDTTIKAFVTGPGRDDSDVVTFEYTVPRVAVTGVSIAQGEQVELGVGQTLPLTAVVQPENATNKAVTWSSSNAAVATVDQTGLVTGVSAGTATITVTTQDGGFTDSITVAVVPTKPAPALTPDATDNRVGSPIELVFEDDEAWRAAIREITVDGSPLGADRYSVEAGKITIAATVFSAAGDYRIVVKADGYGDATVSQTINPASGQEPGGKVVLTVTGPGVNGTKEFTQAELEEMPQYEHSCNPVR